A genomic region of Eriocheir sinensis breed Jianghai 21 chromosome 42, ASM2467909v1, whole genome shotgun sequence contains the following coding sequences:
- the LOC127009864 gene encoding uncharacterized transmembrane protein DDB_G0289901-like isoform X6: MPESNCHLCHIHDHTPSNTLLRTHPLRVSRTNHTTTALPSTSTTLPHHHHHGRSARGSGSNLANLSDRTNSLPGSRSNTLSHTPQVSIAPDGDRVGTHRRHHHSRHHHRHHHHSRHSDDSRHGSTNSRDDLSGVLAALMETSRSPSAASNRASSGHREPDLLTALPPVAHTSKGSTLTRETREGERRPSNSTLAQDTEQDYYLHVHRQAFKEEARRQRFNLQTVMLIGCYTLLFVVAIIVGVVLCQQNGWLGLGTPDPPPPLSDNPDFRPSQARELDRTGRGRGSRNRGARLPGPTIDYDYPDDGPPPRISAGPILPSGENDPLRSLNFGPDDLAAAEAGHGVGGRAPPLPVSPSGAQSDSSRNWEGAENRAGVGGGGKSLRPHPGRRPAPGNLPDAFVPQGSPGGQGRPAGVAGAGILDTLMSVEEHGVAGGSHGQGGVFMPGGDGRNTAGSNRAFNGAGNTASNNRAFDGAGSTVGNNRAFNGAGNTADNNRAFNGAGNTAGNNRAFDGAGNTAGNNRAFNGAGNTAGNNRAFNGAGNTAGNNIAFNGAGNTAGNNRAFNGAGNTAGNNRAFNGAGNTAGNNRAFNGAGNTAGNTRAFNIAGNNGVFNTAGNTAGNNGAFSGARSTAASNNVAFNAAGNTGTGSSSSFSTAGVTGAGSNGRFNGAANTPENNAAQNAASIVGGGGDRAFNSVGNAGTGRNGAFRVAANNDDGANRVFSGVGNSGSGANGAFNGAGNTGGGSLNGAGNTGGGSLNGAGNTGGGSLNGAGNTGGGSLNGAGNTGGGSLNGAGNTGGGSLNGAGNTGGGSLNGAGNTGGRSLNGAGNTGGRSLNGAGNTGGGSLNGAGNTGGRSLNGAGNTGGRSLNGAGNTGGRSLNGAGNTGGGSLNGAGNTGVRGNTGGVINIGTVAESTSPAGTGAGSTGLEATGVGTAGVGATGLGNVDVGATGSRARGVGSTGVRGTGAGVTGADNIGVGATGSRASGAGITGVRGTGVGNTGVGNTGIGATGNGGVSRSGVATDRNGDGTLTGVTGNTGMGSTGTLGGGVNGNRAVNTGGNAATTPLGGIVNNGNARFNNGVVNAGAGSGGSRSNGRRPAGTLLPVTTSTVNTGSSNAFASGGVPLPGLGPHGNSVPNTGIGNGGSTGNTRNRPNAGVGSTGLGIGTGSAGVSHDSAGTGVDNTGFGTGVRNAGAGIGLGGAGAGTDVANSGFGAAVGSAGNTGVGGVGADMGTGVGKVSAGVGNAGNRFAVRVNNDDTRTGVSNTGGSAVLGNAGASNWVTNNGAGNTAGADTSDASVGTKVVNAGVGGRASNVRTGISVGSTGAGEDTGRQDNAASIIGAGRPGLGLSGGAAVDVSGDRVTDGGGGVRRPGGRQSTRGRGVLRDLGNGNRNIGRGSAEPSNSAPTPGSEGRGGPSAPAQPAPSNTLGGGEAEAKAGQGQGSVASRRTVAGPGFTVQRGQVVAMATITPDSPDPTLLRPDHDVIVHISPSTQGPAVTLLANPDKTGDTTIEATGGGSAGTASTGAVGEGNRAASLGGRVSVRIEGPSRRKLTRERVSMVPGSGRGNSARAGVVLRRWEHMDDAGTLSRGLVRQDGSFSFTNCRPSEICRATQG; the protein is encoded by the exons ATGCCTGAATCCAACTGCCACCTTTGCCACATTCACGACCACACTCCCTCCAACACACTTCTCAGAACCCATCCCTTAAGGGTCTCCAGaaccaaccacaccaccaccgcactaccatccacctccaccacactccctcaccaccaccaccatgggagATCAGCACGAGGGAGTGGGAGTAACTTAGCCAACCTTAGCGACAGAACGAACTCCCTCCCTGGCAGCCGCAGCAACACCCTCTCGCACACTCCACAAGTCTCCATAGCCCCTGATGGTGATAGGGTTGGCACACACAGACGGCATCACCATTcccgtcatcaccaccgtcaccatcaccacagccgcCACTCCGATGACTCCAGGCACGGGTCTACTAACTCCAGAGATGACTTGAGTGGGGTCTTGGCTGCCCTGATGGAGACCAGTCGCTCCCCCAGTGCAGCCAGTAACCGTGCTAGTAGTGGGCACCGAGAACCTGACCTCCTCACCGCCCTTCCACCGGTCGCCCACACCAGCAA gGGCAGCACATTAACAAGGGAAACAAGGGAGGGAGAGCGGCGCCCCAGCAACAGCACGCTGGCGCAGGACACGGAGCAGGACTACTACCTCCATGTGCACCGCCAGGCCTTCAAGGAGGAGGCGCGGCGACAACGCTTCAACCTGCAGACCGTCATGCTCATAGGCTGCTACACGCTGCTG TTCGTGGTGGCCATCATCGTGGGTGTGGTGCTGTGTCAGCAGAACGGCTGGCTGGGCCTGGGTACACCTGACCCCCCGCCACCCCTCAGCGATAACCCTGACTTCCGGCCGTCCCAGGCACGGGAGCTAGACAGAACCGGGCGTGGCCGCGGCTCCAGGAACAGGGGCGCGCGTCTCCCCGGCCCCACTATAGACTACGACTATCCCGACGACGGGCCGCCCCCCAGGATCAGCGCCGGGCCAATCCTCCCCTCCGGTGAGAACGACCCCCTTCGCTCCCTCAACTTTGGCCCCGACGACCTGGCAGCAGCCGAAGCAGGGCATGGGGTGGGGGGCCGAGCCCCTCCCCTGCCTGTCTCCCCATCTGGTGCGCAGTCTGACTCTTCGAGAAACTGGGAGGGGGCGGAGAATCGTGCCGGGGTGGGCGGTGGCGGCAAGAGCCTCAGGCCACACCCAGGCCGCCGCCCAGCACCAGGGAATTTGCCAGACGCTTTCGTGCCCCAGGGCAGCCCCGGCGGCCAGGGTCGCCCCGCGGGGGTGGCTGGGGCAGGGATTCTGGACACCCTGATGTCTGTGGAGGAGCATGGCGTGGCAGGGGGCAGCCACGGACAGGGAGGCGTCTTCATGCCGGGCGGTGACGGGCGCAACACTGCAGGCAGCAACAGAGCATTTAATGGCGCTGGCAACACTGCTAGCAACAACAGAGCATTTGACGGCGCTGGCAGCACTGTAGGCAACAACAGAGCATTTAACGGCGCTGGCAACACTGCAGACAACAACAGAGCATTTAACGgcgctggcaacactgcaggcaACAACAGAGCATTTGACGgcgctggcaacactgcaggcaACAACAGAGCATTTAACGGCGCTGGCAATACTGCAGGTAACAACAGGGCATTTAACGgcgctggcaacactgcaggcaACAACATAGCATTTAACGgcgctggcaacactgcaggcaACAACAGAGCATTTAACGgcgctggcaacactgcaggcaACAACAGAGCATTTAACGgcgctggcaacactgcaggcaACAACAGAGCATTTAACGGCGCTGGCAACACTGCTGGCAACACCAGAGCATTTAATATTGCTGGCAACAACGGAGTATTTAACACCGCTGGCAACACTGCTGGCAACAACGGAGCATTTAGCGGAGCTAGAAGCACTGCTGCCAGCAATAATGTAGCATTTAACGCTGCTGGCAACACTGGTACTGGCAGCAGCAGCTCATTCAGCACCGCAGGTGTCACTGGTGCTGGCAGCAACGGAAGATTCAACGGCGCTGCCAACACTCCTGAGAACAACGCAGCACAGAACGCAGCCAGCATCGTAGGAGGGGGCGGCGACAGAGCATTTAACAGTGTTGGTAACGCAGGCACGGGCAGAAACGGGGCATTTAGAGTTGctgctaataatgatgatggtgccAACAGGGTATTCAGTGGTGTTGGTAACTCTGGTAGCGGTGCCAATGGAGCATTTAATGGTGCTGGCAACACTGGAGGTGGATCATTGAATGGTGCTGGCAACACTGGAGGTGGATCATTGAATGGTGCTGGCAACACTGGAGGTGGATCATTGAATGGTGCTGGCAACACTGGAGGTGGATCATTGAATGGTGCTGGCAACACTGGAGGTGGATCATTGAATGGTGCTGGCAACACTGGAG GTGGATCATTGAATGGTGCTGGCAACACTGGAGGTGGATCACTTAATGGTGCTGGCAACACTGGAGGTAGATCACTGAATGGTGCTGGCAACACTGGAG GTAGATCACTTAATGGTGCTGGCAACACTGGAGGTGGATCACTTAATGGTGCTGGCAACACTGGAGGTAGATCACTGAATGGTGCTGGCAACACTGGAGGTAGATCACTTAATGGTGCTGGCAACACTGGAG GTAGATCACTTAATGGTGCTGGCAACACTGGAGGTGGATCACTTAATGGTGCTGGCAACACTGGTGTCCGCGGCAACACTGGCGGCGTGATTAATATCGGCACAGTTGCTGAAAGCACTAGTCCTGCCGGCACTGGTGCTGGCAGTACTGGGTTGGAAGCCACTGGTGTTGGCACTGCCGGTGTGGGAGCCACAGGTCTTGGTAACGTTGATGTGGGAGCTACTGGAAGTAGAGCTAGAGGTGTTGGTAGCACTGGTGTAAGAGGAACTGGAGCTGGAGTCACTGGTGCTGATAACATTGGTGTAGGAGCTACTGGTAGTAGAGCTAGTGGTGCTGGTATTACTGGTGTGAGAGGCACAGGTGTTGGAAATACAGGCGTTGGTAACACTGGCATAGGTGCTACCGGTAACGGGGGTGTCTCACGCAGTGGTGTTGCTACCGATCGTAACGGTGACGGAACCCTTACTGGGGTTACTGGCAACACTGGGATGGGCAGCACCGGTACACTTGGTGGTGGTGTCAACGGAAACAGAGCAGTCAACACTGGTGGTAATGCTGCGACCACTCCTCTTGGTGGTATTGTTAACAATGGCAATGCAAGATTCAACAATGGTGTTGTCAACGCTGGTGCTGGCAGTGGTGGTTCCCGCAGTAACGGGAGGCGCCCTGCCGGCACCTTGCTACCTGTCACTACCTCCACAGTCAACACCGGTAGTAGCAACGCCTTTGCAAGTGGTGGTGTTCCCCTCCCCGGCCTAGGACCTCATGGAAATAGTGTGCCTAATACCGGTATTGGTAACGGTGGTAGTACTGGCAATACTAGGAACAGACCAAACGCTGGTGTTGGTAGTACTGGTTTGGGTATTGGCACAGGCAGTGCTGGTGTTAGTCATGATAGTGCTGGTACAGGTGTTGACAATACTGGTTTTGGCACTGGTGTTCGCAACGCCGGGGCAGGTATTGGTttaggtggtgctggtgctggaacTGATGTTGCTAATTCTGGTTTTGGTGCTGCTGTTGGCAGTGCTGGTAATACCGGTGTTGGCGGTGTTGGAGCTGATATGGGCACTGGTGTTGGCAAAGTTAGTGCTGGTGTTGGTAATGCTGGGAACAGATTTGCTGTCAGAGTTAATAATGATGACACTAGGACTGGTGTTAGCAATACTGGTGGCAGTGCTGTTCTAGGCAATGCTGGTGCCAGTAATTGGGTCACTAATAATGGTGCTGGAAATACTGCCGGCGCTGATACTAGTGATGCTAGTGTTGGCACTAAAGTTGTGAACGCTGGTGTTGGCGGTAGAGCTAGTAATGTTCGTACAGGTATAAGTGTTGGCAGTACTGGAGCTGGTGAGGATACAGGAAGACAGGATAACGCCGCGAGTATTATCGGCGCTGGCAGACCTGGCCTCGGGCTTAGTGGCGGGGCCGCGGTGGATGTTAGCGGTGACAGGGTCACTGATGGCGGCGGCGGAGTACGGCGGCCAGGGGGGCGGCAAAGCACTCGAGGGCGAGGAGTCTTACGGGACTTGGGTAATGGAAACAGAAACATAGGGCGGGGGAGTGCAGAACCCTCTAACTCCGCCCCCACCCCAGGATCTGAAGGAAGGGGCGGCCCCAGCGCCCCTGCCCAGCCCGCTCCGAGCAATACCCTAGGAGGCGGCGAAGCAGAGGCCAAGGCGGGACAGGGGCAGGGCAGCGTGGCGTCGCGGCGTACCGTGGCGGGACCGGGATTCACTGTGCAGCGGGGACAGGTGGTTGCCATGGCCACCATCACGCCGGACAGCCCCGACCCGACGCTGTTGCGCCCCGACCATGACGTCATCGTTCACATCTCCCCAAGCACGCAGGGTCCCGCCGTGACGCTGCTGGCCAACCCCGACAAGACAGGCGACACAACCATTGAAGCTACGGGAGGGGGAAGTGCTGGGACGGCGAGCACGGGTGCGGTGGGAGAGGGAAACAGGGCCGCTTCTTTGGGAGGGAGGGTTTCGGTGAGGATAGAAGGGCCGAGCCGAAGGAAGTTGACCCGGGAGCGTGTAAGCATGGTGCCGGGATCTGGGCGAGGCAACTCGGCGCGGGCGGGCGTGGTGTTGCGGCGGTGGGAGCACATGGATGATGCGGGCACGCTGAGCCGCGGCCTCGTGCGGCAGGACggctctttctccttcaccaacTGTCGACCCTCGGAGATATGCCGGGCCACGCAGGGCTGA
- the LOC127009864 gene encoding uncharacterized transmembrane protein DDB_G0289901-like isoform X14: protein MPESNCHLCHIHDHTPSNTLLRTHPLRVSRTNHTTTALPSTSTTLPHHHHHGRSARGSGSNLANLSDRTNSLPGSRSNTLSHTPQVSIAPDGDRVGTHRRHHHSRHHHRHHHHSRHSDDSRHGSTNSRDDLSGVLAALMETSRSPSAASNRASSGHREPDLLTALPPVAHTSKGSTLTRETREGERRPSNSTLAQDTEQDYYLHVHRQAFKEEARRQRFNLQTVMLIGCYTLLFVVAIIVGVVLCQQNGWLGLGTPDPPPPLSDNPDFRPSQARELDRTGRGRGSRNRGARLPGPTIDYDYPDDGPPPRISAGPILPSGENDPLRSLNFGPDDLAAAEAGHGVGGRAPPLPVSPSGAQSDSSRNWEGAENRAGVGGGGKSLRPHPGRRPAPGNLPDAFVPQGSPGGQGRPAGVAGAGILDTLMSVEEHGVAGGSHGQGGVFMPGGDGRNTAGSNRAFNGAGNTASNNRAFDGAGSTVGNNRAFNGAGNTADNNRAFNGAGNTAGNNRAFDGAGNTAGNNRAFNGAGNTAGNNRAFNGAGNTAGNNIAFNGAGNTAGNNRAFNGAGNTAGNNRAFNGAGNTAGNNRAFNGAGNTAGNTRAFNIAGNNGVFNTAGNTAGNNGAFSGARSTAASNNVAFNAAGNTGTGSSSSFSTAGVTGAGSNGRFNGAANTPENNAAQNAASIVGGGGDRAFNSVGNAGTGRNGAFRVAANNDDGANRVFSGVGNSGSGANGAFNGAGNTGGGSLNGAGNTGGGSLNGAGNTGGGSLNGAGNTGGGSLNGAGNTGGGSLNGAGNTGGGSLNGAGNTGGGSLNGAGNTGGRSLNGAGNTGGGSLNGAGNTGGRSLNGAGNTGGRSLNGAGNTGGRSLNGAGNTGGGSLNGAGNTGVRGNTGGVINIGTVAESTSPAGTGAGSTGLEATGVGTAGVGATGLGNVDVGATGSRARGVGSTGVRGTGAGVTGADNIGVGATGSRASGAGITGVRGTGVGNTGVGNTGIGATGNGGVSRSGVATDRNGDGTLTGVTGNTGMGSTGTLGGGVNGNRAVNTGGNAATTPLGGIVNNGNARFNNGVVNAGAGSGGSRSNGRRPAGTLLPVTTSTVNTGSSNAFASGGVPLPGLGPHGNSVPNTGIGNGGSTGNTRNRPNAGVGSTGLGIGTGSAGVSHDSAGTGVDNTGFGTGVRNAGAGIGLGGAGAGTDVANSGFGAAVGSAGNTGVGGVGADMGTGVGKVSAGVGNAGNRFAVRVNNDDTRTGVSNTGGSAVLGNAGASNWVTNNGAGNTAGADTSDASVGTKVVNAGVGGRASNVRTGISVGSTGAGEDTGRQDNAASIIGAGRPGLGLSGGAAVDVSGDRVTDGGGGVRRPGGRQSTRGRGVLRDLGNGNRNIGRGSAEPSNSAPTPGSEGRGGPSAPAQPAPSNTLGGGEAEAKAGQGQGSVASRRTVAGPGFTVQRGQVVAMATITPDSPDPTLLRPDHDVIVHISPSTQGPAVTLLANPDKTGDTTIEATGGGSAGTASTGAVGEGNRAASLGGRVSVRIEGPSRRKLTRERVSMVPGSGRGNSARAGVVLRRWEHMDDAGTLSRGLVRQDGSFSFTNCRPSEICRATQG, encoded by the exons ATGCCTGAATCCAACTGCCACCTTTGCCACATTCACGACCACACTCCCTCCAACACACTTCTCAGAACCCATCCCTTAAGGGTCTCCAGaaccaaccacaccaccaccgcactaccatccacctccaccacactccctcaccaccaccaccatgggagATCAGCACGAGGGAGTGGGAGTAACTTAGCCAACCTTAGCGACAGAACGAACTCCCTCCCTGGCAGCCGCAGCAACACCCTCTCGCACACTCCACAAGTCTCCATAGCCCCTGATGGTGATAGGGTTGGCACACACAGACGGCATCACCATTcccgtcatcaccaccgtcaccatcaccacagccgcCACTCCGATGACTCCAGGCACGGGTCTACTAACTCCAGAGATGACTTGAGTGGGGTCTTGGCTGCCCTGATGGAGACCAGTCGCTCCCCCAGTGCAGCCAGTAACCGTGCTAGTAGTGGGCACCGAGAACCTGACCTCCTCACCGCCCTTCCACCGGTCGCCCACACCAGCAA gGGCAGCACATTAACAAGGGAAACAAGGGAGGGAGAGCGGCGCCCCAGCAACAGCACGCTGGCGCAGGACACGGAGCAGGACTACTACCTCCATGTGCACCGCCAGGCCTTCAAGGAGGAGGCGCGGCGACAACGCTTCAACCTGCAGACCGTCATGCTCATAGGCTGCTACACGCTGCTG TTCGTGGTGGCCATCATCGTGGGTGTGGTGCTGTGTCAGCAGAACGGCTGGCTGGGCCTGGGTACACCTGACCCCCCGCCACCCCTCAGCGATAACCCTGACTTCCGGCCGTCCCAGGCACGGGAGCTAGACAGAACCGGGCGTGGCCGCGGCTCCAGGAACAGGGGCGCGCGTCTCCCCGGCCCCACTATAGACTACGACTATCCCGACGACGGGCCGCCCCCCAGGATCAGCGCCGGGCCAATCCTCCCCTCCGGTGAGAACGACCCCCTTCGCTCCCTCAACTTTGGCCCCGACGACCTGGCAGCAGCCGAAGCAGGGCATGGGGTGGGGGGCCGAGCCCCTCCCCTGCCTGTCTCCCCATCTGGTGCGCAGTCTGACTCTTCGAGAAACTGGGAGGGGGCGGAGAATCGTGCCGGGGTGGGCGGTGGCGGCAAGAGCCTCAGGCCACACCCAGGCCGCCGCCCAGCACCAGGGAATTTGCCAGACGCTTTCGTGCCCCAGGGCAGCCCCGGCGGCCAGGGTCGCCCCGCGGGGGTGGCTGGGGCAGGGATTCTGGACACCCTGATGTCTGTGGAGGAGCATGGCGTGGCAGGGGGCAGCCACGGACAGGGAGGCGTCTTCATGCCGGGCGGTGACGGGCGCAACACTGCAGGCAGCAACAGAGCATTTAATGGCGCTGGCAACACTGCTAGCAACAACAGAGCATTTGACGGCGCTGGCAGCACTGTAGGCAACAACAGAGCATTTAACGGCGCTGGCAACACTGCAGACAACAACAGAGCATTTAACGgcgctggcaacactgcaggcaACAACAGAGCATTTGACGgcgctggcaacactgcaggcaACAACAGAGCATTTAACGGCGCTGGCAATACTGCAGGTAACAACAGGGCATTTAACGgcgctggcaacactgcaggcaACAACATAGCATTTAACGgcgctggcaacactgcaggcaACAACAGAGCATTTAACGgcgctggcaacactgcaggcaACAACAGAGCATTTAACGgcgctggcaacactgcaggcaACAACAGAGCATTTAACGGCGCTGGCAACACTGCTGGCAACACCAGAGCATTTAATATTGCTGGCAACAACGGAGTATTTAACACCGCTGGCAACACTGCTGGCAACAACGGAGCATTTAGCGGAGCTAGAAGCACTGCTGCCAGCAATAATGTAGCATTTAACGCTGCTGGCAACACTGGTACTGGCAGCAGCAGCTCATTCAGCACCGCAGGTGTCACTGGTGCTGGCAGCAACGGAAGATTCAACGGCGCTGCCAACACTCCTGAGAACAACGCAGCACAGAACGCAGCCAGCATCGTAGGAGGGGGCGGCGACAGAGCATTTAACAGTGTTGGTAACGCAGGCACGGGCAGAAACGGGGCATTTAGAGTTGctgctaataatgatgatggtgccAACAGGGTATTCAGTGGTGTTGGTAACTCTGGTAGCGGTGCCAATGGAGCATTTAATGGTGCTGGCAACACTGGAGGTGGATCATTGAATGGTGCTGGCAACACTGGAGGTGGATCATTGAATGGTGCTGGCAACACTGGAGGTGGATCATTGAATGGTGCTGGCAACACTGGAGGTGGATCATTGAATGGTGCTGGCAACACTGGAGGTGGATCATTGAATGGTGCTGGCAACACTGGAG GTGGATCATTGAATGGTGCTGGCAACACTGGAGGTGGATCACTTAATGGTGCTGGCAACACTGGAG GTAGATCACTTAATGGTGCTGGCAACACTGGAGGTGGATCACTTAATGGTGCTGGCAACACTGGAGGTAGATCACTGAATGGTGCTGGCAACACTGGAGGTAGATCACTTAATGGTGCTGGCAACACTGGAG GTAGATCACTTAATGGTGCTGGCAACACTGGAGGTGGATCACTTAATGGTGCTGGCAACACTGGTGTCCGCGGCAACACTGGCGGCGTGATTAATATCGGCACAGTTGCTGAAAGCACTAGTCCTGCCGGCACTGGTGCTGGCAGTACTGGGTTGGAAGCCACTGGTGTTGGCACTGCCGGTGTGGGAGCCACAGGTCTTGGTAACGTTGATGTGGGAGCTACTGGAAGTAGAGCTAGAGGTGTTGGTAGCACTGGTGTAAGAGGAACTGGAGCTGGAGTCACTGGTGCTGATAACATTGGTGTAGGAGCTACTGGTAGTAGAGCTAGTGGTGCTGGTATTACTGGTGTGAGAGGCACAGGTGTTGGAAATACAGGCGTTGGTAACACTGGCATAGGTGCTACCGGTAACGGGGGTGTCTCACGCAGTGGTGTTGCTACCGATCGTAACGGTGACGGAACCCTTACTGGGGTTACTGGCAACACTGGGATGGGCAGCACCGGTACACTTGGTGGTGGTGTCAACGGAAACAGAGCAGTCAACACTGGTGGTAATGCTGCGACCACTCCTCTTGGTGGTATTGTTAACAATGGCAATGCAAGATTCAACAATGGTGTTGTCAACGCTGGTGCTGGCAGTGGTGGTTCCCGCAGTAACGGGAGGCGCCCTGCCGGCACCTTGCTACCTGTCACTACCTCCACAGTCAACACCGGTAGTAGCAACGCCTTTGCAAGTGGTGGTGTTCCCCTCCCCGGCCTAGGACCTCATGGAAATAGTGTGCCTAATACCGGTATTGGTAACGGTGGTAGTACTGGCAATACTAGGAACAGACCAAACGCTGGTGTTGGTAGTACTGGTTTGGGTATTGGCACAGGCAGTGCTGGTGTTAGTCATGATAGTGCTGGTACAGGTGTTGACAATACTGGTTTTGGCACTGGTGTTCGCAACGCCGGGGCAGGTATTGGTttaggtggtgctggtgctggaacTGATGTTGCTAATTCTGGTTTTGGTGCTGCTGTTGGCAGTGCTGGTAATACCGGTGTTGGCGGTGTTGGAGCTGATATGGGCACTGGTGTTGGCAAAGTTAGTGCTGGTGTTGGTAATGCTGGGAACAGATTTGCTGTCAGAGTTAATAATGATGACACTAGGACTGGTGTTAGCAATACTGGTGGCAGTGCTGTTCTAGGCAATGCTGGTGCCAGTAATTGGGTCACTAATAATGGTGCTGGAAATACTGCCGGCGCTGATACTAGTGATGCTAGTGTTGGCACTAAAGTTGTGAACGCTGGTGTTGGCGGTAGAGCTAGTAATGTTCGTACAGGTATAAGTGTTGGCAGTACTGGAGCTGGTGAGGATACAGGAAGACAGGATAACGCCGCGAGTATTATCGGCGCTGGCAGACCTGGCCTCGGGCTTAGTGGCGGGGCCGCGGTGGATGTTAGCGGTGACAGGGTCACTGATGGCGGCGGCGGAGTACGGCGGCCAGGGGGGCGGCAAAGCACTCGAGGGCGAGGAGTCTTACGGGACTTGGGTAATGGAAACAGAAACATAGGGCGGGGGAGTGCAGAACCCTCTAACTCCGCCCCCACCCCAGGATCTGAAGGAAGGGGCGGCCCCAGCGCCCCTGCCCAGCCCGCTCCGAGCAATACCCTAGGAGGCGGCGAAGCAGAGGCCAAGGCGGGACAGGGGCAGGGCAGCGTGGCGTCGCGGCGTACCGTGGCGGGACCGGGATTCACTGTGCAGCGGGGACAGGTGGTTGCCATGGCCACCATCACGCCGGACAGCCCCGACCCGACGCTGTTGCGCCCCGACCATGACGTCATCGTTCACATCTCCCCAAGCACGCAGGGTCCCGCCGTGACGCTGCTGGCCAACCCCGACAAGACAGGCGACACAACCATTGAAGCTACGGGAGGGGGAAGTGCTGGGACGGCGAGCACGGGTGCGGTGGGAGAGGGAAACAGGGCCGCTTCTTTGGGAGGGAGGGTTTCGGTGAGGATAGAAGGGCCGAGCCGAAGGAAGTTGACCCGGGAGCGTGTAAGCATGGTGCCGGGATCTGGGCGAGGCAACTCGGCGCGGGCGGGCGTGGTGTTGCGGCGGTGGGAGCACATGGATGATGCGGGCACGCTGAGCCGCGGCCTCGTGCGGCAGGACggctctttctccttcaccaacTGTCGACCCTCGGAGATATGCCGGGCCACGCAGGGCTGA